From the genome of Pelomonas sp. SE-A7, one region includes:
- a CDS encoding AraC family transcriptional regulator, with protein MTALVRAAALTNFTELARGFGLDPLRLMSEAGLQARVLDDPDLRIPVERVGELLERAAQLSGCDSFGLRMAETRQLSNLGPVGLLIRDQPTLRESLAVLLRYHLALNGGIALVIEEEAGVVVIREEVVTGGGSVRQGMELAVGVMLRLMRQFLGADWRPRRVCFTHEAPRDIATHLRVFGPCVEFRHDFNGIVCGRQDLDTCNPNADPAMARYAQQLLDASLSSSQSTPRLVDDVRRTALLLLPSGRCSIEQVSDQLGLVCRTVQRRLADEGTSFSELINQLRTELAQRHVQGSDRPLTEVAALLGFSAPSGFSRWYSTQFGSSPSEARQRGKA; from the coding sequence ATGACCGCCCTAGTCCGCGCCGCCGCCCTGACCAATTTCACCGAGCTGGCCAGGGGCTTCGGTCTCGATCCGTTGCGACTGATGAGCGAGGCCGGGCTGCAGGCCCGGGTGCTGGACGACCCGGACCTGCGCATCCCGGTCGAGCGGGTCGGCGAACTGCTGGAGCGCGCCGCCCAGCTCAGCGGCTGTGACTCCTTCGGCCTGCGCATGGCCGAGACCCGCCAGCTGTCCAACCTCGGACCGGTGGGACTGCTGATACGCGACCAGCCCACGCTGCGCGAATCGCTGGCCGTGCTGCTGCGCTACCACCTCGCGCTCAATGGCGGCATCGCGCTGGTGATCGAGGAGGAGGCCGGCGTGGTCGTGATCCGCGAGGAGGTGGTCACCGGCGGCGGCTCGGTGCGCCAGGGCATGGAGCTGGCGGTCGGCGTGATGCTGAGGCTGATGCGCCAGTTCCTCGGTGCCGACTGGCGGCCCAGACGCGTCTGCTTCACCCATGAGGCGCCGCGCGATATCGCCACCCATCTGCGCGTGTTCGGCCCCTGCGTCGAGTTCCGCCACGACTTCAACGGCATCGTCTGCGGCCGCCAGGACCTGGACACCTGCAACCCGAATGCCGATCCGGCCATGGCCCGCTATGCCCAGCAACTGCTGGACGCCAGCCTGAGCAGCTCGCAGTCCACACCCCGGCTGGTGGACGACGTGCGCCGCACCGCCCTGCTGCTGCTGCCCAGCGGCCGCTGCTCCATCGAGCAGGTGTCCGACCAACTGGGCCTGGTCTGCCGCACCGTGCAGCGCCGGCTCGCCGACGAGGGCACGAGCTTCTCGGAGCTGATCAACCAGCTGCGCACCGAGCTGGCCCAGCGCCATGTGCAGGGCAGCGACCGACCCTTGACCGAAGTGGCGGCCCTGCTCGGCTTCTCGGCGCCCAGCGGCTTCTCGCGCTGGTACTCGACCCAATTCGGCAGCAGCCCCAGCGAGGCGCGCCAGCGCGGCAAGGCCTAG